The Romboutsia lituseburensis DNA window AAGTTAAAAATGCACTCAAATCAAAAACAAGAAGAAGTTTTAACAAGGCATTTAATAGGTTTTGAAGTAATAAAACCTATTGGAAAAATATCTATAGAATCTGTACTTAAAAAATTGGAAAATAGCATAGCAAATGAGTTATCTATAGAAATTAATTATCGTACAGGTCGTGAAGAAAAATCAAAATGTAGGATTATAAATCCATATGGAATTGTTCATTGGAATAATAATTGGTATATAGTAGCATTTTGCCAAATGAGAAATGAGATTCGTAGCTTTAGAGTAGATAGAATTAGTAGTGTCACAGAAACATTAAATACTTTTAATAGACCAAAGGAATTCTCAGCAAGTGAATTTTTCATAAGAGGAATTGTGACTGAAATAAGAGATGAGGATAATCTTATACCATTAGTTATAGAAGGAAGTATAGATGCATTAGATAACTTATGTCAGCATTGGTTTTTAGGATATTACTTGAAAGAAAGAACTCCCAATAAAGCAATATTTAAACTTCAAGAAGAAGTGATATGTACATATATACCAAATATACTTTTACCCTATAGAAAATCCATACAAATAATTGAACCCTTAAGTATTAGGAAGAAAATAGTTGAAAATTTAGTTGAATTAATTAATCATTATCAAATTTAATAACTTAACTGACGGCATATGTCAGTTAAGTTATTTTACAATTAGGTATATTAATTAACCATATAAGGAGTAAAAAGATGAAAGATATAAAAGTGTATATGTATATATTTGATACTATGTCAGATTGGGAAGTCGGATATTTAACTGCTGAATTAAATACAGGAAGATATTTTAAAAAAGGATTAAAACCTCTAAAAGTAACTACAGTAGGAATTGATAAAAATCCTATTACAACAATGGGGGGATTGAAAGTTCTACCTGAGATTACAATAGATGAGTTTAATATGGAAAGTAATGATGTATTAATTTTACCAGGAGGGGATACTTGGATATCGCCAGCTCATGATATAATATTAGAAAAAACTAAAGAGGCTTTGGTACAAAGGTCTGTAGTTGCAGCTATTTGTGGTGCTACTTTAGGGTTAGCTAAAAAAGGGTTACTAGATTTTAGAAATCATACTAGTAATGATTTAGAATTTCTTAAAATGGTAATACCAAGTTATAATGGAGAAAAATATTATAAAATGGAATCTGTAGTTAGTGATGAAAATTTAATTACTGCTTCAGGAATCGCACCATTAGAATTTACGATACACGTTTTAAAAGTTTTAGATGTTTTTAAAGAAGAATCATTAAGTTCTTGGTTAAATCTTTATAAAACTAATGATTCAAAATATTTTTTTGAATTAATGAATTGCAAAAAATAATATAAATTTTAATTCAAATGATAAACTGATTTTTCTAAAATAAATAGATGAATGGTTTTTTGTATTTTTATGGATTCGACAGAGTTTTATAAATAAATTAAAATAGTTTATATAAAAATAAAAAAAAGATTAATACTATTTATGATTAAAACGTTGAAAGTACTAAGTTTAATAATATTTAATAAATTAAAAAAGTCAAGTTTGAGCCGACAAACTTGACTTTTTATAGTTATTATTTATATAATTAAGACCTTAATATATAAATAATAAAATTATGGGAGTACAATAATGAATGAAGTATTAAAATCTGCAAAAAATTTGTGTTATAGCATTTTTAAATTAACGATATCGATTGTTTTTCTTAGTATTGTATTAAGAGGAATAGCATTTAATACATTTGAAAAAAGTGTATTTTTTATAGGACTTATATTTATGGCCATAAACTTTATTATAAGTTTAATTTTAAAATTTAAGAAATAATATTAAAAACCACCTAATGTAAGGTGGTTTTTAAATAGACAACATGGAGGAATACATGAAGAAAAGAGCAGTAGGATATTGTAGAATATCAACCTTAATGCAAGTAGACAATACATCACTTAAGGATCAAGAAGATAAAATAAGAATGTATGCTAAACTTCACGATATAAAGATAGATGAAATGTTTATAGATAAAGCAGTATCAGGTAAATCTACAGATAGACCAGAGTATGATAAGATGATGGACTATGTTAAATCAAATGATATAGATATGATTATAGTTTATAAAAACGATCGAATTCATAGAAGTTTATATAATTTATTAGCAATGATTTATGAGCTGCAGGAGCATGAGGTGGCTTTAGTAAGTGTTACTGAAATGTTTGACACTTCAAATCCACAAGGGATGTTATTTTTACAAATGCTAGGTAGCTTTGCAGAGTTTGAAAGAGCAATAATTAATGAAAGAACTAGAAATGGAAGAATAGCAAGATTAAATGAAAATAAATGGGTAGGCGGTAAGCCATCACTTGGATATAAAGTAAATAAACAAGGTCAATTTGAAATAGATGAAGAAGAAGCTAAAATAGTTAAAGATATATTTAAGCTAAGGTCCAAGGGATTATCATTAGCTAAAATAGGCGTTAAGTATGGATTTTCAAAGCAAAAAGTAGATTATATATTAAAAAATAAAAATTATATGGGAGTATTTGAATACAATGGAAAAAAAGAAAAAAATGATATTACTATTGAGATAGAGCGAATAATATCTAAGTATACGTGGAATAAGGTTAATAAGCTAACGAAAAAAGGTTAGATATGGTAAAATATAACAAGACTATCTAACTATAAAAATAAAAAAGCTAGAAG harbors:
- a CDS encoding type 1 glutamine amidotransferase family protein, with amino-acid sequence MKDIKVYMYIFDTMSDWEVGYLTAELNTGRYFKKGLKPLKVTTVGIDKNPITTMGGLKVLPEITIDEFNMESNDVLILPGGDTWISPAHDIILEKTKEALVQRSVVAAICGATLGLAKKGLLDFRNHTSNDLEFLKMVIPSYNGEKYYKMESVVSDENLITASGIAPLEFTIHVLKVLDVFKEESLSSWLNLYKTNDSKYFFELMNCKK
- a CDS encoding recombinase family protein yields the protein MKKRAVGYCRISTLMQVDNTSLKDQEDKIRMYAKLHDIKIDEMFIDKAVSGKSTDRPEYDKMMDYVKSNDIDMIIVYKNDRIHRSLYNLLAMIYELQEHEVALVSVTEMFDTSNPQGMLFLQMLGSFAEFERAIINERTRNGRIARLNENKWVGGKPSLGYKVNKQGQFEIDEEEAKIVKDIFKLRSKGLSLAKIGVKYGFSKQKVDYILKNKNYMGVFEYNGKKEKNDITIEIERIISKYTWNKVNKLTKKG
- a CDS encoding helix-turn-helix transcriptional regulator — translated: MAKIDNMMSILWMLNSDKKVTAKQISEKLEINIRTVYRYIDSLSASGVPIISDTGHNGGYTLLNNFIKAPLFFDIEEQTALLHAAIFAKEKGYFLDEALDKATSKLKMHSNQKQEEVLTRHLIGFEVIKPIGKISIESVLKKLENSIANELSIEINYRTGREEKSKCRIINPYGIVHWNNNWYIVAFCQMRNEIRSFRVDRISSVTETLNTFNRPKEFSASEFFIRGIVTEIRDEDNLIPLVIEGSIDALDNLCQHWFLGYYLKERTPNKAIFKLQEEVICTYIPNILLPYRKSIQIIEPLSIRKKIVENLVELINHYQI